The Pseudoliparis swirei isolate HS2019 ecotype Mariana Trench chromosome 16, NWPU_hadal_v1, whole genome shotgun sequence genome includes a window with the following:
- the nfx1 gene encoding LOW QUALITY PROTEIN: transcriptional repressor NF-X1 (The sequence of the model RefSeq protein was modified relative to this genomic sequence to represent the inferred CDS: inserted 1 base in 1 codon) yields the protein MAEGSSDPPDLNPDGASHQKTYPQKSRRGRSRYNNDDRNLNTYDPPQQYGHFQQGFKPPFSHNNSDYALHQHPHSQGEDEAGRRGRGRGRREGNRGVNGYSCQRPGGDFGPYSANDRGAGXFHSRPHPMDDGPERPSWRREDAGRNLEQTNDDLDAGAKKNRKFSQEQKRGVQTEKVTRLKENNTAVDDQRSNNIKRDKSTLDIRERSQRSRMGPDFQPDDHQRKHHEVNRRQGPIKPPKLPSQEEPRSEGGPSVQEDPGYGRSVQDPACKAGRGSGRHTPLQARGGSRMHHQNHRPGQRNWDKVPESKETQTGCLIEQLSEEKYECMVCCDVIRCMSPVWSCLSCFHVFHLNCIKKWARSPASQADESAEGWRCPACQNVALKQPTSYTCFCGKVTNPEWQRTEIPHSCGDMCGKKRSGADCKHPCNILCHPGPCPQCPAFITRSCICGKTSQPMRCGQGAVLRCSAVCGAFLNCAEHSCTQMCHSGACQPCQLQVQQVCYCGVTTREALCGTDKDGFDGSGHFTCQKLCGKMLNCEAHRCQLQCHRGPCQPCPRSPSLVKTCPCRQTPLAKLLELGYSERRVCSDAIPSCGKTCNQPLACGSSDTIHLCDKLCHEDSCGPCSLTSTVRCRCGSKTKEVPCVTIQKEEELVFTCEKRCNKKRSCGRHKCGELCCVNVEHKCPLICGYKLNCGLHRCQDSCHRGNCEPCWQSSFDELACHCGLTVLYPPIPCGTKPPECKNMCTRRHECDHPVFHNCHSEDKCPPCTYLTQKWCMGKHEQRSNIPCHLQDISCGLTCHKTLPCEMHRCRRICHRSDCLGGGSCLQPCALPRPDCGHPCCAPCHKGASCPRSTCSAKVALQCECGRRKETVACTEAATSYQRYTAIAMASKLSDMQLGESMDIGPFLTKKELKQTRLECDQECATLERNRRLAEALEIDLSSDPFNARSTSVYSDSLKDDARKDLKFVTEVEEEIKNLVELANKGKQPKRSHCFPPMNREHRKIIHELAEVYTVESVSYDSEPKRNVVITAQKGKSACPNSTLTSLIERESFARAPPPIAHIKQHSSKAVSGGTWSKMVKEEPVIDYFDVQD from the exons ATGGCTGAGGGCTCCTCAG ACCCACCTGACCTCAATCCAGATGGGGCGTCACATCAAAAAACATATCCACAGAAATCCAGACGAGGCAGGTCCAGATACAACAACGACGACAGAAACTTGAATACTTATGATCCTCCGCAACAATATGGACACTTTCAACAGGGCTTTAAGCCCCCATTTAGCCACAATAATTCAGATTATGCACTGCATCAGCATCCTCACTCCCAGGGAGAGGATGAAGCCGGAAGGCgagggagaggtagagggaggagagaaggaaatcGAGGTGTAAATGGCTACAGTTGCCAAAGACCTGGAGGTGACTTTGGCCCATATAGTGCTAACGACAGGGGTGCTG GGTTTCATTCTAGGCCACATCCCATGGATGATGGACCTGAAAGACCCAGCTGGCGAAGAGAAGATGCAGGCAGGAATCTTGAACAAACCAATGACGACCTGGACGCAGGGGCGAAAAAGAACCGGAAGTTTAGCCAGGAGCAAAAGAGAGGAGTACAAACTGAAAAGGTTACTCGCTTAAAAGAGAACAACACCGCAGTAGATGACCAGAGGTCAAACAACATCAAAAGAGACAAATCTACTTTAGACATCAGGGAAAGAAGTCAGAGGAGCAGGATGGGTCCAGACTTCCAACCTGATGATCATCAGAGGAAACACCATGAGGTAAACCGACGCCAAGGACCAATTAAACCACCCAAGTTACCATCTCAAGAGGAACCGCGCTCCGAGGGGGGGCCGAGTGTCCAAGAGGACCCTGGCTATGGCAGATCAGTTCAGGATCCTGCCTGTAAAGCTGGACGTGGCTCCGGACGACACACACCCCTCCAGGCTAGAGGAGGGAGTAGAATGCATCACCAGAACCACAGGCCCGGCCAGAGGAACTGGGACAAGGTGCCAGAAAGCaaggagacacagacag GGTGTCTGATTGAGCAGCTGTCCGAGGAGAAGTACGAGTGCATGGTTTGCTGTGACGTCATCCGGTGCATGTCCCCAGTGTGGAGCTGCCTGAGCTGCTTCCACGTCTTCCACCTGAACTGCATCAAGAAGTGGGCCCGATCCCCGGCCTCTCAGGCAGACG AATCAGCTGAAGGTTGGCGATGTCCGGCCTGCCAGAATGTCGCACTGAAACAACCGACCTCCTACACCTGCTTCTGTG GTAAAGTGACAAACCCAGAGTGGCAGCGCACTGAGATTCCCCACAGCTGTGGCGACATGTGTGGGAAGAAAAGAAGCGGAGCGGACTGCAAGCACCCCTGTAACAT CTTATGTCACCCTGGACCTTGTCCACAATGTCCGGCCTTCATAACAAGATCCTGTATCTGTGGGAAGACCAG TCAACCGATGCGCTGTGGCCAGGGCGCGGTGCTCCGGTGCAGCGCGGTGTGTGGTGCCTTCCTCAACTGTGCTGAACACAGCTGCACCCAGATGTGCCACAGTGGGGCATGTCAACCCTGCCAGCTGCAGGTTCAGCAGG TGTGCTACTGTGGCGTCACCACTCGGGAAGCCCTGTGCGGCACGGATAAAGACGGATTTGATGGTTCGGGACATTTCACCTGTCAAAAACTATGCGGGAA GATGCTGAACTGCGAAGCTCACCGGTGCCAGCTGCAGTGCCACCGCGGCCCGTGCCAACCGTGCCCGCGCTCCCCGAGCCTGGTGAAGACGTGTCCCTGCAGGCAGACGCCACTGGCCAAACTCCTGGAGCTGGGCTACTCTGAGCGACGAGTCTGCTCTGATGCCATCCCCTCCTGTGGAAAGACCTGCAACCAACCcctggcctgtggctccagcg ACACCATCCATCTGTGTGACAAGTTGTGCCACGAGGACAGCTGTGGCCCCTGCTCCCTGACCTCCACGGTCAGATGTCGCTGTGGCTCCAAGACCAAG GAGGTGCCATGTGTGACGATCCAAAAAGAAG AAGAGCTCGTCTTCACTTGTGAGAAGCGCTGCAACAAGAAACGCTCCTGCGGCCGACACAAGTGCGGCGAGCTGTGTTGTGTG AATGTGGAGCACAAGTGTCCCCTGATCTGCGGCTACAAGCTCAACTGTGGCCTCCACCGCTGCCAGGATTCTTGTCACCGTGGAAACTGTGAGCCGTGCTGGCAGTCCA GTTTTGATGAGCTGGCGTGTCACTGCGGGCTCACGGTCTTGTACCCGCCCATCCCCTGTGGCACGAAGCCCCCGGAGTGCAAAAACATGTGCACGAGAAGACACGAGTGCGACCACCCGG TGTTCCACAACTGCCACAGCGAAGACAAGTGTCCGCCTTGCACATACCTCACTCAGAAATGGTGCATGGGAAAGCACGAG CAACGCAGCAACATCCCGTGTCACCTGCAGGACATCTCCTGTGGCCTGACGTGTCACAAAACGCTGCCGTGCGAGATGCACCGCTGCAGACGGATCTGCCACCGGAGCGACTGTctgggggggggcagctgcCTGCAGCCCTGCGCGCTGCCGCGTCCAGACTGCGGCCACCCCTGCTGCGCCCCCTGCCACAAGGGCGCCAGCTGCCCACGCTCCACCTGCAGCGCCAAG GTCGCTCTCCAATGCGAGTGTGGCCGGAGAAAGGAGACGGTGGCCTGCACCGAGGCCGCCACTTCATATCAGAG GTACACGGCCATCGCCATGGCCAGTAAACTGTCCGACATGCAGCTCGGGGAGTCGATGGACATCGGCCCGTTCCTCACCAAGAAGGAGCTGAAGCAGACCAG GCTGGAATGTGATCAGGAATGCGCGACCTTGGAGAGGAACCGGCGTTTGGCGGAGGCATTGGAGATCGATTTGTCTTCCGACCCCTTCAACGCCCGCTCCACGTCTGTGTACAGCGACAGCCTCAAAGACGACGCCAG aaaagACCTGAAATTTGTCACCGAGGTCGAAGAGGAGATCAAGAATCTCGTCGAGCTCGCTAATAAG GGAAAGCAGCCGAAGAGGAGCCACTGTTTCCCACCGATGAACCGGGAACACCGCAAGATCATCCACGAGCTGGCCGAGGTCTACACCGTGGAGAGCGTGAGCTACGACAGCGAGCCCAAACGCAACGTGGTCATCACCGCCCAAAA GGGGAAGTCCGCCTGTCCGAACTCCACCCTGACATCCCTGATTGAGAGAGAGTCCTTTGCGAGGGCCCCTCCTCCCATCGCGCATATCAAGCAGCACAGCAGCAA GGCCGTCAGTGGAGGCACCTGGTCGAAGATGGTTAAGGAGGAGCCTGTGATCGATTATTTTGATGTCCAAGACTAG